From Magnolia sinica isolate HGM2019 chromosome 13, MsV1, whole genome shotgun sequence, one genomic window encodes:
- the LOC131224075 gene encoding protein SODIUM POTASSIUM ROOT DEFECTIVE 2-like, whose protein sequence is MGKLGFGRVLDCLCLPTCSNSCFCMNSLDNQDDMERRALIGSDRGQMMRTRDVADGNQTLAFHLKSKMVILRVSMHCNGCARKVGKHISKMEGVTAFQVDLETKKVIVIGDIAPFEVLESVSKVKTAQLWTSPY, encoded by the exons ATGGGGAAGTTGGGTTTTGGGAGGGTGTTGGATTGCTTATGCCTCCCTACTTGTTCAAACTCTTGTTTTTGCATGAATTCACTGGACAACCAAGATGATATGGAGAGGAGGGCACTCATTGGAAGTGACAGAGGTCAGATGATGAGAACTAGAGATGTTGCTGATGGGAACCAGACATTGGCTTTTCATTTAAAATCCAag ATGGTGATCTTAAGGGTATCTATGCATTGTAATGGCTGTGCAAGAAAAGTTGGGAAGCATATCTCAAAGATGGAAG GAGTGACCGCTTTTCAAGTAGATTTGGAAACCAAGAAGGTGATTGTGATAGGCGATATTGCTCCATTTGAAGTGTTGGAGAGTGTTTCTAAGGTCAAAACTGCACAGCTTTGGACTTCTCCTTATTAA